Proteins encoded in a region of the Oncorhynchus keta strain PuntledgeMale-10-30-2019 chromosome 3, Oket_V2, whole genome shotgun sequence genome:
- the rasd1 gene encoding dexamethasone-induced Ras-related protein 1 — protein sequence MIKKMSPSENDFDIPAKNCCRMVILGSTKVGKTAIVSRFLNGRFDEEQYTPTIEDFHRKLYSIKGDVYQLDILDTSGNHPFPAMRRLSILTGDVFILVFSLDNRDSFHEVQRLKQQIIETKSCLKNKTKDNIDVPLVICGNKGDREFYREVQKEEIEQLVAGDEQCAYFEISAKRNTNVDQMFQTLFTMAKLPNEMSPDLHRKVSVQYCDMLRSKSLKNKNKKDNGDAYGIVAPFARRPSVHSDLMYIKEKAIGGQGKDKERCTIS from the exons ATGATCAAGAAAATGTCTCCTTCAGAGAACGATTTCGATATCCCGGCAAAGAATTGCTGCAGGATGGTGATTTTGGGATCCACCAAGGTGGGCAAAACAGCCATCGTGTCCCGGTTTCTGAACGGAAGATTCGATGAGGAGCAGTACACGCCGACCATCGAGGACTTTCACAGGAAACTGTATAGCATTAAGGGAGATGTATACCAACTGGACATATTGGATACCTCAGGCAACCACCCGTTCCCTGCAATGAGGAGACTATCCATACTGACAG GTGATGTCTTTATCCTGGTCTTCAGCTTAGACAACAGAGACTCTTTCCATGAGGTGCAGAGGCTCAAGCAACAGATCATTGAGACCAAGTCGTGCCTGAAAAACAAGACCAAGGATAACATTGACGTTCCTCTTGTTATCTGCGGAAACAAGGGCGACCGGGAGTTTTACCGGGAGGTGCAGAAGGAAGAGATTGAACAGTTGGTGGCGGGAGACGAGCAGTGCGCATACTTTGAGATCTCAGCCAAGCGCAACACCAACGTGGATCAAATGTTCCAGACCCTATTCACAATGGCCAAGCTGCCCAATGAGATGAGCCCGGACCTCCACCGTAAGGTCTCGGTGCAGTACTGCGACATGCTTCGCAGTAAGTCCCTGAAAAACAAGAACAAGAAGGACAATGGAGACGCCTACGGCATCGTGGCACCATTCGCCCGGCGCCCGAGCGTCCACAGTGATTTGATGTACATAAAGGAGAAGGCGATCGGCGGACAGGGAAAGGATAAAGAGAGATGTACTATCAGTTAA